Proteins from a single region of Coleofasciculus sp. FACHB-1120:
- a CDS encoding anti-sigma regulatory factor: MINKIHLKINTDCATSEQIISWFNQLNQPPISDVNIWWQCQTLLQEGFTNVVDHAHKNLPPDTPIEIEAVRYSQSIEIRIWNQGLPFDLEQKLTEVSDFEDNDAARGRGLKIMSNLADKLCYERMPDNRNCLLIIKNY; this comes from the coding sequence TTGATTAACAAAATTCATCTTAAAATTAATACAGATTGTGCCACCTCAGAACAAATTATCTCCTGGTTCAATCAGCTAAATCAGCCCCCCATTTCTGACGTTAACATCTGGTGGCAGTGTCAAACCCTACTTCAAGAAGGTTTTACTAACGTTGTTGACCACGCGCACAAAAATTTGCCTCCTGACACTCCGATTGAAATTGAAGCAGTTAGGTATAGTCAATCTATCGAGATTCGCATTTGGAATCAGGGTTTACCATTTGACTTAGAGCAAAAATTAACAGAAGTATCCGATTTTGAGGACAATGATGCCGCACGGGGACGAGGTTTAAAAATCATGTCAAACCTTGCAGATAAGTTGTGTTACGAACGCATGCCTGACAATCGTAACTGTTTATTAATAATCAAAAATTATTAG